One segment of Stenotrophomonas sp. SAU14A_NAIMI4_8 DNA contains the following:
- a CDS encoding ankyrin repeat domain-containing protein: protein MTELSRSRALTAAFGLGAVLALGSALGGLPGALLAALAQPAFALGVSWWRRSRALLPLQQTLRQDVPALLALWFAAPLLLALLLAWPLAALRDSGSLAAVLGLSVLVSAALLAAWRTWPLWNDVERLDGGLGPHWQALAGRDLSAWRGLGVAAIVVALAALVVLPAWPELLPEGARWPAALAVLLLSPPLHLLLQKVQPAPLVALRSRVLDTAGDDAAPLFTAVADSTPLEAMAPQELTPSLFEAARHGRVDRALQLLQAGADAHALPDSSWRDQRSLAVLAAVLPDLRLLRELIGRGVDVNAPHRGMTPLLAATRDSWHGRPEAVMTLLANGADSRATDSDGNTPLHHAARSSDPGVAALLRDAAAEVDALNHEGWSPLAVACQVGNWRLARFLLERGARTEPAEGTPVLLAAAATEDDDPAGVQLLLKHKARADARDRQRRSALHDAALAGHVDIIGVLLGAGANLEARDALGRTPWLEAARAGRAAVIEHLLPHKPDLTAVDGEGRNAVLLAAMADDVSPLLVKRLVDLGIAADASDPLGRRAVDYAAEAGRWAIVALLDPSYPLPAAVSDGLAERGDAATASGLLPDRPPLTLLREALGFGNTDGMAALAKLCQPEELGSLLLDPELALEPRAVDWLLGHGADPYVRDACADTPMFALLARGIDAVPALQVMLQRGLSPAGRGGLARFLAACAQHDQAARGLEQLSLELLERGADPFAPSPAGDPPLSLAVRLGWLRLQQALLNTGVDREARDSHGMTALHLATALAREGALKLLVQHGASPEARAADGQTPLGVALSIGRRDLADWLDWRVWPLPRRTLRESDLPAAAMAGDVDAVRRLNDLGFAIDAVDAQGCTALLRAAGGGHLAVVDLLLARGADPQHGAASGATPLSAAVSMRQVDIVSALLDAGAQLEHRLPGGVTVLMLASALGLPDIVARLLTAGADVHAGDAQQLGPLHCAALYGFSARDRSRLLALLDTLLLAGAEPDQAAAGSVTPLLLLLGARAEPGTACDEQVVMAAVERLLDEEVSLDVRDPRGFGPLHLAALHGLPLLVQRLLRAGADPEARDSLNRSPREIAVMRGFIDVAGEFEPRVPGVSSMARFLRDNG, encoded by the coding sequence ATGACTGAGCTGTCCCGTTCGCGCGCCCTGACGGCGGCCTTCGGGCTGGGCGCCGTGCTGGCGCTGGGTTCGGCCCTGGGTGGCCTGCCGGGTGCGCTGCTGGCCGCCTTGGCGCAGCCGGCGTTCGCGCTGGGCGTGTCGTGGTGGCGGCGCAGCCGTGCGCTGCTGCCGCTGCAGCAGACCCTGCGCCAGGACGTGCCGGCGCTGCTGGCGCTGTGGTTCGCTGCGCCGCTGCTGCTGGCCCTGCTGTTGGCCTGGCCGTTGGCGGCGCTGCGCGACAGCGGCAGCCTGGCCGCCGTGCTCGGCCTGAGCGTGCTGGTCAGCGCCGCGTTGCTGGCGGCCTGGCGTACCTGGCCGCTGTGGAACGATGTCGAACGTCTGGATGGTGGCCTGGGCCCGCACTGGCAGGCACTGGCCGGGCGCGATCTGAGCGCCTGGCGTGGCCTGGGCGTGGCCGCGATCGTGGTGGCGCTGGCCGCGCTGGTGGTGTTGCCGGCCTGGCCCGAACTGCTGCCCGAAGGCGCACGCTGGCCGGCCGCGCTGGCCGTGCTGCTGCTGTCGCCGCCGCTGCACCTGCTGCTGCAGAAGGTGCAGCCGGCACCGCTGGTGGCACTGCGCAGCCGTGTGCTGGACACCGCCGGCGACGATGCGGCACCGCTGTTCACTGCCGTAGCCGACAGCACCCCGCTGGAAGCCATGGCGCCGCAGGAACTCACCCCGTCGCTGTTCGAAGCGGCCCGCCACGGCCGTGTCGACCGCGCGCTGCAGTTGCTGCAGGCCGGTGCCGACGCGCACGCGCTGCCCGATTCGAGCTGGCGCGACCAGCGCAGCCTGGCCGTGCTGGCGGCGGTGCTGCCGGACCTGCGCCTGCTGCGTGAACTGATCGGCCGCGGGGTGGATGTGAACGCCCCGCACCGCGGCATGACCCCGTTGCTGGCCGCCACCCGTGACAGTTGGCATGGCCGCCCCGAAGCGGTGATGACCCTGCTTGCCAACGGTGCCGATTCGCGCGCCACCGACAGCGACGGCAACACCCCGCTGCACCATGCCGCACGCAGTTCCGACCCCGGCGTGGCCGCGCTGCTGCGCGACGCCGCCGCCGAAGTGGACGCGCTGAACCATGAAGGCTGGTCGCCGCTGGCAGTGGCCTGCCAGGTCGGCAACTGGCGCCTTGCACGCTTCCTGCTGGAGCGCGGCGCGCGTACCGAACCGGCCGAGGGCACCCCGGTGCTGCTAGCCGCGGCGGCCACCGAAGACGATGACCCGGCCGGCGTGCAGCTGCTGCTGAAGCACAAGGCCCGTGCCGATGCGCGTGATCGCCAGCGCCGCAGTGCGCTGCACGACGCCGCGCTGGCCGGCCACGTGGACATCATCGGCGTGCTGCTGGGCGCCGGTGCCAACCTGGAAGCCCGCGACGCGCTGGGCCGCACCCCGTGGCTGGAAGCTGCCCGTGCCGGTCGCGCAGCGGTGATCGAACACCTGCTGCCGCACAAGCCCGACCTGACCGCCGTCGATGGCGAAGGCCGCAACGCCGTGCTGCTGGCCGCCATGGCCGACGATGTGTCGCCGCTGCTGGTCAAGCGCCTGGTGGACCTGGGCATCGCCGCCGATGCCAGCGATCCCTTGGGCCGCCGCGCCGTCGATTACGCTGCCGAAGCCGGGCGCTGGGCGATCGTGGCCCTGCTTGATCCCAGCTATCCGCTGCCAGCGGCCGTCAGCGATGGCCTGGCCGAACGCGGTGATGCTGCCACCGCCAGCGGCCTGCTGCCGGACCGCCCGCCGCTGACCCTGCTGCGCGAAGCGCTGGGCTTCGGCAATACCGACGGCATGGCCGCCCTGGCCAAGCTGTGCCAGCCCGAAGAACTGGGCAGCCTGCTGCTGGACCCGGAACTGGCCCTGGAACCGCGCGCGGTGGACTGGCTGCTGGGCCATGGCGCCGACCCGTACGTGCGCGATGCCTGCGCCGACACCCCCATGTTCGCCCTGCTGGCCCGTGGCATCGATGCCGTGCCGGCGCTGCAGGTGATGCTGCAGCGTGGCCTGTCACCGGCCGGCCGGGGTGGCCTGGCGCGCTTCCTGGCCGCCTGCGCACAGCACGACCAGGCCGCCCGTGGCCTGGAACAACTGTCGCTGGAACTGCTGGAACGCGGCGCCGATCCGTTCGCGCCTTCGCCGGCCGGTGATCCGCCGTTGTCGTTGGCCGTGCGCCTGGGTTGGCTGCGCCTGCAGCAGGCCTTGCTGAACACTGGCGTGGACCGCGAAGCGCGCGACAGCCATGGCATGACCGCCCTGCACCTGGCCACCGCCCTGGCCCGGGAAGGCGCGTTGAAGCTGCTGGTGCAGCACGGTGCATCGCCCGAAGCGCGCGCCGCCGACGGCCAGACTCCGTTGGGCGTGGCGCTGTCGATCGGCCGTCGCGACCTGGCCGACTGGCTGGACTGGCGCGTGTGGCCGCTGCCGCGCCGCACGCTGCGTGAAAGCGATCTGCCGGCCGCCGCCATGGCCGGCGACGTCGATGCCGTGCGTCGCCTGAACGATCTGGGTTTTGCCATCGATGCGGTGGATGCGCAGGGCTGCACGGCCCTGCTGCGCGCGGCCGGTGGCGGCCACCTGGCGGTGGTCGATCTGCTGCTGGCCCGTGGCGCCGATCCGCAGCATGGCGCGGCCAGTGGTGCCACGCCGTTGTCGGCGGCCGTCAGCATGCGCCAGGTCGATATCGTGTCGGCCCTGCTCGATGCCGGTGCGCAGCTGGAACACCGCCTGCCCGGCGGCGTAACCGTACTGATGCTGGCCTCGGCGCTGGGTCTGCCGGACATCGTGGCGCGCCTGCTGACCGCCGGCGCCGACGTACATGCCGGCGATGCCCAGCAGTTGGGGCCGCTGCACTGCGCGGCGCTGTACGGTTTCAGTGCACGCGATCGTTCGCGCCTGCTGGCCCTGCTGGATACGCTGCTGCTGGCCGGTGCCGAGCCGGACCAAGCCGCTGCCGGTTCGGTCACCCCGCTGCTGCTGCTGCTGGGCGCGCGCGCCGAGCCGGGCACGGCCTGCGACGAACAGGTGGTGATGGCTGCCGTGGAGCGCCTGCTGGATGAAGAGGTGAGCCTGGACGTGCGCGATCCGCGTGGTTTCGGCCCGCTGCATCTGGCCGCCCTGCACGGCCTGCCGCTGCTGGTGCAGCGCCTGCTGCGCGCAGGCGCCGACCCCGAAGCCCGCGACAGCTTGAACCGCAGCCCGCGCGAGATCGCGGTCATGCGCGGCTTCATCGACGTGGCCGGCGAATTCGAACCGCGCGTCCCCGGTGTGTCCTCCATGGCCCGCTTCCTGCGCGACAACGGCTGA
- a CDS encoding monovalent cation:proton antiporter-2 (CPA2) family protein has translation MHSGGLELALVLLLAAVIAVPVFKKFGFGAVLGYLAAGVVLGPDGLGFVQDADRILGAAEIGVVMLLFVIGLELSPSRLKVMRRSVFGAGAAQVAVSGLLLGGLLLLDHFQWKSALVVGIALALSSTAVGLQLLSEHKALNSDHGRLGFAILLFQDLIAIPLLAAIPLLGGARNQTLRWEDVAVALGALAVVILCGRPVLRRVFGVIARTRSPEVFTATALLVVLGTAWFMQEAGLSPSLGAFLAGVLLSDSEFRHELEAQIEPFKGLLLGLFFIAVGMGIDLDRIAAEPWLIATGVGALLLVKFSVLYAIGRVARLTSRQSLLLGSVLWLGGEFAFVVFNEAQRAHLLGNANHDRLVAVVGLSMAITPLLMIALLKLLGRERVAPRDAAPADKVAPDNQPKVLIAGMGRFGQVIARLLTAQKVPFVALEANPDTVADLRRFGNQLYYGDPTRPEMLRAAGGERIDVFVITVDDPETNLRAVRMVRRLYPEAKVLARARNRQHAWRLMDMSAEPFREVFGTSLEMSGRVLTALGVAPDVAERHVQRFREHDEQLLRDQYLVYDDEAAVIQTSRDARNDLMHLFEADAERDK, from the coding sequence ATGCATAGCGGTGGTCTGGAACTGGCACTGGTGCTGCTGCTGGCCGCGGTGATCGCCGTGCCGGTGTTCAAGAAGTTCGGCTTCGGCGCGGTGCTGGGCTACCTGGCCGCCGGCGTGGTGCTGGGCCCGGACGGGCTGGGCTTCGTGCAGGATGCCGACCGGATCCTGGGCGCGGCCGAGATCGGCGTGGTGATGCTGCTGTTCGTGATCGGGCTGGAACTGTCACCCTCGCGCCTGAAGGTGATGCGGCGCTCGGTGTTCGGTGCCGGTGCGGCCCAGGTGGCCGTGTCCGGCCTGCTGCTGGGCGGGCTGTTGCTGCTGGACCATTTCCAGTGGAAGAGCGCGCTGGTGGTGGGCATCGCGCTGGCCCTGTCGTCCACGGCGGTGGGCCTGCAGCTGCTGTCCGAACACAAGGCGCTGAACAGCGACCATGGGCGGCTGGGGTTTGCGATCCTGCTGTTCCAGGACCTGATCGCCATTCCGCTGCTGGCCGCCATTCCGCTGCTGGGCGGGGCGCGCAACCAGACCCTGCGCTGGGAAGATGTGGCAGTGGCGCTGGGTGCGCTGGCGGTGGTGATCCTGTGCGGGCGCCCGGTGCTGCGGCGGGTGTTTGGCGTCATCGCGCGCACGCGCAGCCCCGAAGTGTTCACCGCCACCGCCCTGCTGGTGGTACTGGGCACCGCCTGGTTCATGCAGGAAGCCGGGCTGAGCCCCAGCCTGGGCGCGTTCCTGGCCGGTGTGCTGCTGTCCGATTCGGAATTCCGCCATGAACTGGAAGCGCAGATCGAGCCGTTCAAGGGCCTGCTGCTGGGGCTGTTCTTCATTGCCGTGGGCATGGGCATCGACCTGGACCGCATTGCCGCCGAGCCCTGGCTGATCGCCACCGGCGTGGGCGCGCTGCTGCTGGTGAAGTTCAGCGTGCTGTATGCGATCGGCCGGGTTGCCCGGCTGACGTCGCGGCAGTCGCTGCTGCTGGGCAGTGTGCTGTGGCTGGGCGGCGAGTTCGCCTTCGTGGTGTTCAACGAAGCGCAGCGCGCGCACCTGCTGGGCAATGCCAACCACGACCGGCTGGTGGCGGTGGTCGGTCTGTCGATGGCCATCACCCCGCTGTTGATGATCGCGCTGTTGAAACTGCTGGGACGCGAGCGCGTGGCGCCGCGTGATGCCGCGCCGGCCGACAAGGTGGCGCCGGACAACCAGCCCAAGGTGCTGATTGCCGGCATGGGCCGCTTCGGCCAGGTGATCGCGCGCCTGCTGACCGCGCAGAAGGTGCCGTTCGTGGCGCTGGAAGCGAACCCGGACACCGTGGCCGACCTGCGCCGCTTCGGCAACCAGCTGTACTACGGCGACCCGACCCGGCCGGAAATGCTGCGCGCGGCCGGCGGCGAGCGCATCGATGTGTTCGTGATCACCGTGGACGACCCGGAAACCAACCTGCGCGCGGTGCGCATGGTGCGCCGCCTGTACCCGGAAGCGAAGGTGCTGGCGCGTGCGCGCAACCGCCAGCATGCGTGGCGCTTGATGGACATGTCGGCGGAGCCGTTCCGCGAAGTGTTCGGCACCAGCCTGGAGATGAGCGGCCGCGTGCTGACCGCGCTGGGTGTGGCGCCCGATGTGGCCGAGCGCCATGTGCAGCGCTTCCGCGAGCACGACGAACAGCTGCTGCGTGACCAGTATCTGGTTTACGACGACGAAGCCGCGGTGATCCAGACCTCACGCGATGCCCGCAACGACCTGATGCACCTGTTCGAAGCCGACGCCGAGCGCGACAAGTAG
- a CDS encoding alpha/beta hydrolase: MTERIPLLLLPGLLNDAELWRAQLADLADIADCTVGDQTRGETLQAVAEDVLAQAPERFALAGFSLGGFVAQQILRIAPERVLRLALVDTSIHADSPERAEQRRSQRASVRLPGKFHGFGDALMRSYIDASRLDDYVLVQRVRDMTARLGAEVFLRQSGLERRDGHDVLAAYRDPLLIVCGANDRITPLAVSEEMHALVPQSQLVVVPDCGHLAPMERPDEVSAAMRGWLLQSRG, encoded by the coding sequence ATGACCGAACGCATTCCCCTGCTGCTATTGCCCGGCCTGCTCAACGATGCCGAGCTGTGGCGCGCGCAGCTGGCCGATCTGGCCGACATCGCCGACTGCACGGTGGGCGACCAGACCCGTGGTGAAACCCTGCAGGCGGTGGCCGAGGACGTGCTGGCGCAGGCGCCCGAGCGCTTCGCCTTGGCCGGCTTCTCCCTGGGCGGCTTCGTCGCCCAGCAGATCCTGCGCATCGCGCCCGAGCGCGTGCTGCGGCTGGCGCTGGTCGATACCTCGATCCATGCCGATTCGCCGGAGCGCGCCGAACAACGCCGCAGCCAGCGCGCCAGCGTACGCCTGCCGGGCAAGTTCCATGGGTTTGGCGATGCGCTGATGCGCAGCTACATCGACGCCTCGCGGTTGGATGACTACGTGCTGGTGCAGCGCGTACGTGACATGACCGCACGCCTGGGCGCCGAGGTATTCCTGCGCCAGAGCGGGCTGGAACGCCGCGATGGCCATGACGTGCTGGCCGCCTACCGCGATCCGCTGCTGATCGTCTGCGGTGCCAACGACCGCATCACGCCGTTGGCGGTGAGCGAGGAAATGCACGCGCTGGTGCCGCAGTCGCAGCTGGTGGTGGTGCCCGATTGCGGGCACCTGGCACCCATGGAAAGGCCGGACGAAGTGAGCGCGGCAATGCGCGGCTGGTTGCTGCAGAGCAGGGGCTGA
- a CDS encoding YcgL domain-containing protein has translation MHAYVYKSQKKPDTYVYLARRDDFSALPAPLAASLGALTFVLDVALDASRRLAQADPAKVRSELTERGFYLQVPPSVASLMPRHYD, from the coding sequence ATGCACGCCTACGTCTATAAAAGCCAAAAAAAGCCGGACACCTACGTCTATCTCGCCCGTCGTGATGACTTCAGTGCGCTGCCTGCGCCGCTGGCAGCGTCGCTGGGCGCGCTCACCTTCGTGCTGGATGTCGCGCTGGATGCCTCGCGCCGCCTGGCCCAGGCCGACCCGGCCAAGGTCCGCAGCGAACTGACCGAACGTGGTTTCTACCTGCAGGTGCCGCCGTCGGTGGCCAGCCTGATGCCGCGCCACTATGACTGA
- a CDS encoding bifunctional acetate--CoA ligase family protein/GNAT family N-acetyltransferase, giving the protein MSTYHLQSVFRPQSVAVIGGSPRERSAGRAVMRNLRGTGFPGKVAWINPRHAEIDGIRTVKRLKDLDWVPDLVVITAPAAIVPQVVRTAAERGVQAAIILTAHLGEGPGSLSEQVETVARKHGLRILGPHCLGVIAPHARLNASIAAHFPQAGDLALISESSAIAAALVEWGVARSVGFSAVVSLGDTLDVDFGDLLDYFATDYRTRAILLYVEHIKDARKFMSAARAAARAKPVVVVKSGRAERVQPGSADTHVQALARADDVYGAAFNRAGLLRVSALDELFTAAETLGRLGTFPGRRLAVLSNGGGVGRLAVDQLVALRGTLAQLSDSTVETLDKVLPQGWSRSNPVDIVVDADGDRYAAAIEALLADSENDAVMVVNVPTAFTSSADAAQALTRTLGLRPRHHRDKPVFAVWLGNDDQATATLNAARVPTYPTEAEAVRGFQHLVRYREAQNALMETPPSLPQDFSVDTARARALVESALCNGQQWLDPLATHELLKAYGIPSAPVLHARDAHEAMDLAQPLLERGATVALKILSPDIPHKSEVDGVRLNLATLPAVQSAANAILARARQLRPDARIDGLLVQPTIVRPKAREIIVGIADDATFGPVIVVGRGGTAVEVINDKALALPPLDLRLAHELIGQTRASRILKAYGDVPAADERALALALVKLAQLAADIPEVRTLDINPLLVDSKGILALDARVAIAPSRILHKGRGHPRFSVFPYPKEWERTIDLSDGGRAFVRPVRPEDDALFRAFFARVSDEDLRLRFFQSVKHFSHEFIARLTQLDYARSIALVAIDPRSGDMLGAVRLHADADYHRGEYGILIRSDLKGHGIGWRLMAIMIEYAKWLGLDVVEGQVLRENSTMLAMCQSLGFKAKLDPDDPTVMVVTLPVQQVEIAAAPP; this is encoded by the coding sequence ATGAGTACCTACCATCTGCAGTCCGTGTTCCGCCCGCAGTCGGTTGCGGTGATCGGCGGCAGCCCGCGCGAACGCTCGGCCGGCCGCGCGGTGATGCGCAACCTGCGTGGCACCGGCTTCCCCGGCAAGGTGGCGTGGATCAACCCGCGCCATGCCGAGATCGATGGCATCCGCACGGTGAAGCGGCTGAAGGACCTGGACTGGGTACCCGACCTGGTGGTGATCACCGCACCGGCGGCCATCGTGCCGCAGGTGGTGCGTACCGCCGCCGAGCGCGGCGTGCAGGCGGCCATCATCCTCACCGCGCACCTGGGCGAGGGCCCGGGCTCGCTGTCCGAACAGGTGGAAACGGTGGCGCGCAAGCACGGCCTGCGCATCCTCGGCCCGCACTGCCTGGGCGTGATCGCGCCGCACGCGCGGCTCAATGCCAGCATCGCCGCGCATTTCCCGCAGGCCGGCGACCTCGCGTTGATTTCCGAATCTTCGGCGATTGCCGCGGCGCTGGTGGAGTGGGGCGTGGCACGTTCGGTCGGCTTCTCCGCCGTGGTATCGCTGGGCGACACCCTGGACGTCGACTTCGGTGACCTGCTCGACTACTTCGCCACCGACTACCGCACCCGCGCCATCCTGCTGTACGTCGAACACATCAAGGACGCGCGCAAGTTCATGTCGGCCGCGCGTGCCGCTGCGCGTGCCAAGCCGGTGGTGGTGGTGAAGTCCGGCCGCGCCGAGCGCGTGCAGCCTGGCAGCGCCGATACCCACGTGCAGGCGCTGGCACGCGCCGATGATGTCTACGGCGCCGCCTTCAACCGCGCCGGGCTGCTGCGCGTCAGTGCGCTGGACGAGCTGTTCACCGCTGCCGAAACCCTCGGCCGCCTCGGCACGTTCCCGGGCCGCCGGCTGGCCGTGCTCAGCAACGGTGGCGGCGTCGGCCGGTTGGCCGTGGACCAGCTGGTCGCCCTGCGCGGCACCCTGGCACAGCTGTCCGACAGCACGGTCGAAACGCTGGACAAGGTGCTGCCGCAGGGCTGGTCGCGCAGCAACCCGGTGGACATCGTGGTGGACGCCGATGGTGACCGCTACGCCGCCGCCATCGAGGCGCTGCTGGCCGACAGCGAAAACGATGCGGTGATGGTGGTCAACGTGCCCACCGCGTTCACCTCGTCGGCCGATGCAGCGCAGGCACTGACCCGCACCCTCGGCCTGCGCCCGCGCCACCACCGCGACAAGCCGGTGTTCGCCGTATGGCTGGGCAACGATGACCAGGCTACCGCCACGCTCAACGCCGCGCGCGTGCCGACCTACCCGACCGAAGCCGAAGCCGTGCGTGGTTTCCAGCACCTGGTGCGCTACCGCGAAGCGCAGAACGCGCTGATGGAAACGCCCCCCAGCCTGCCGCAGGATTTCAGCGTGGACACCGCGCGGGCGCGCGCCCTGGTCGAATCTGCACTGTGCAACGGCCAGCAGTGGCTCGATCCGCTGGCCACCCATGAACTGCTGAAGGCCTACGGCATTCCGTCGGCGCCGGTGCTGCATGCCCGCGATGCGCACGAGGCGATGGATCTGGCGCAGCCGCTGCTGGAGCGCGGCGCCACGGTAGCCCTGAAGATTCTTTCGCCGGATATCCCGCACAAATCGGAAGTGGATGGCGTGCGCCTGAACCTGGCCACGCTGCCGGCGGTGCAGAGCGCGGCCAACGCGATTCTTGCCCGCGCGCGCCAGCTGCGCCCCGATGCGCGCATTGACGGTCTGCTGGTGCAGCCCACCATCGTGCGGCCGAAGGCGCGCGAGATCATCGTCGGCATTGCCGATGATGCAACCTTCGGGCCGGTGATCGTGGTCGGGCGCGGGGGCACCGCCGTGGAAGTGATCAACGACAAGGCGCTGGCGCTGCCACCGCTGGATCTGCGCCTGGCGCACGAACTGATCGGCCAGACCCGCGCCTCGCGCATCCTGAAGGCCTATGGCGATGTGCCCGCGGCCGACGAACGCGCGCTGGCGCTGGCCCTGGTAAAGCTGGCACAACTGGCCGCCGACATTCCCGAAGTGCGCACGCTGGACATCAACCCCTTGCTGGTGGACAGCAAGGGCATCCTCGCCCTCGATGCGCGCGTGGCCATCGCACCCTCGCGCATCCTGCACAAGGGCCGCGGCCATCCGCGCTTCTCGGTGTTCCCGTACCCGAAGGAGTGGGAGCGCACCATCGATCTGTCCGATGGTGGCCGCGCCTTCGTGCGCCCGGTGCGGCCGGAAGACGACGCGCTGTTCCGCGCGTTCTTCGCCCGGGTCAGCGATGAAGACCTGCGCCTGCGCTTCTTCCAGTCGGTGAAGCATTTCAGCCACGAGTTCATCGCGCGCCTGACCCAGCTCGACTACGCGCGCTCGATCGCGCTGGTGGCCATCGACCCACGCAGCGGCGACATGCTGGGCGCGGTGCGCCTGCATGCCGATGCCGATTACCATCGCGGCGAGTACGGCATCCTGATCCGCTCGGACCTGAAAGGCCACGGCATTGGCTGGCGCCTGATGGCGATCATGATCGAGTACGCCAAATGGCTGGGCCTGGACGTAGTGGAAGGGCAGGTGCTGCGCGAAAACAGCACCATGCTGGCGATGTGCCAGAGCCTGGGCTTCAAGGCAAAGCTGGACCCGGATGACCCTACCGTGATGGTGGTGACCCTGCCGGTGCAGCAGGTTGAGATCGCAGCAGCCCCCCCGTAG
- a CDS encoding excinuclease ATPase subunit, with the protein MRRTLLIAAATALLALSSTASARDTRVEQSLRDLVNSQAAKDAGIDGSVRFYLAGQPVSVQQRLGEDVTNKKTNAANKSDEEACRWVALSALRALQDGAKSRGANAVVDIVSYYKKNEFKSATNYECYAGAILAGVALKGTYAKVK; encoded by the coding sequence ATGCGCCGCACCCTGCTGATCGCCGCCGCCACCGCGCTGCTGGCCCTGTCCTCCACCGCCTCGGCCCGCGACACCCGCGTCGAGCAGTCCCTGCGTGACCTGGTCAATTCGCAGGCCGCCAAAGATGCCGGCATTGATGGCAGCGTCCGCTTCTACCTGGCCGGCCAGCCGGTCAGCGTGCAGCAGCGCCTGGGCGAGGACGTGACCAACAAGAAGACCAACGCCGCCAACAAGAGCGACGAAGAAGCCTGCCGCTGGGTGGCCCTGTCGGCGCTGCGCGCGCTGCAGGATGGCGCCAAGTCGCGCGGCGCCAACGCCGTGGTCGACATCGTCAGCTACTACAAGAAGAACGAGTTCAAGAGCGCCACCAACTACGAATGCTATGCCGGCGCGATCCTGGCAGGCGTGGCGCTGAAGGGCACCTACGCGAAGGTCAAGTAA
- the mgtE gene encoding magnesium transporter — MNQKQLLRPVADAAALAAPLADYNTADAVEFLNTLELERAADTLAALPLPRAVKMLEAPELHRSGELVAALPPARAAALLGLMADDRATDIVHELDEDERARLIPLLGSEARQAIQTLLSYPPNTAGALMTTEFAVPASWTVAQTLQHIRQVERTRETVYAIYVLDPASQQLQQVVTMRRLITGLPEESILDVAQVNPPVTVDALLDQEEVARLIRRHDLLAIPVVDTQQHLLGIVTVDDVLDALIEESTEDAHKFGGMEALDKPYMQIGFFEMLRKRAGWLSVLFLGEMLTASAMQHYEDELARAVVLTLFIPLIMSSGGNSGSQATSLLIRSLALRELRLSDWWKVALREVPTGMVLGAILGCLAIVRIVIWQLGGLHDYGEHWVLLAITIGAALVGIVTFGSLSGSMLPFILKRLGFDPASASAPFVATLVDVTGLVIYFSIAAMILHGTLL, encoded by the coding sequence ATGAACCAGAAGCAATTGCTGCGTCCGGTGGCCGATGCCGCCGCACTGGCCGCCCCCCTGGCCGACTACAACACCGCCGACGCGGTGGAATTCCTCAACACCCTGGAGCTCGAGCGCGCCGCAGACACGCTGGCGGCACTGCCGCTGCCGCGCGCGGTGAAGATGCTGGAAGCACCGGAACTGCACCGCAGCGGTGAACTGGTGGCCGCACTGCCGCCGGCGCGAGCAGCCGCGCTGCTGGGCCTGATGGCCGACGACCGTGCCACCGACATCGTGCACGAGCTGGACGAGGACGAGCGCGCCCGGCTGATTCCGCTGCTCGGCAGCGAAGCCCGCCAGGCCATCCAGACCCTGCTCAGCTACCCGCCGAACACGGCCGGTGCGCTGATGACCACCGAATTCGCGGTGCCGGCCAGCTGGACCGTGGCCCAGACCCTGCAGCACATCCGCCAGGTCGAGCGCACCCGCGAAACCGTGTACGCCATCTATGTGCTGGACCCGGCCAGCCAGCAGCTGCAGCAGGTGGTGACGATGCGCCGGCTGATCACCGGCCTGCCGGAGGAATCGATCCTGGACGTGGCCCAGGTCAACCCGCCGGTCACCGTCGATGCCCTGCTGGACCAGGAAGAAGTGGCGCGGCTGATCCGCCGCCACGACCTGCTGGCCATTCCGGTGGTCGATACGCAGCAGCACCTGCTGGGCATCGTCACCGTCGATGACGTGCTGGACGCCCTGATTGAAGAGTCGACCGAGGACGCGCACAAGTTCGGCGGCATGGAAGCGCTGGACAAGCCGTACATGCAGATCGGCTTCTTCGAGATGCTGCGCAAGCGCGCCGGCTGGCTCAGCGTGCTGTTCCTGGGCGAAATGCTCACCGCCAGCGCGATGCAGCACTACGAGGACGAACTGGCGCGCGCAGTGGTGCTGACCCTGTTCATTCCGCTCATCATGAGCTCGGGCGGCAACTCCGGTTCGCAGGCCACCTCGCTGCTGATCCGCAGCCTGGCCCTGCGCGAGCTGCGGTTGAGTGACTGGTGGAAGGTGGCCCTGCGCGAAGTGCCCACCGGCATGGTGCTGGGCGCGATCCTGGGCTGCCTGGCCATCGTGCGCATCGTCATCTGGCAGCTGGGCGGCCTGCACGACTACGGCGAGCACTGGGTGCTGCTGGCCATCACCATCGGTGCGGCGCTGGTGGGCATCGTCACCTTTGGTTCGCTGTCCGGTTCCATGCTGCCCTTCATCCTCAAGCGCCTGGGCTTCGACCCGGCCAGCGCGTCGGCCCCGTTCGTGGCCACCCTGGTGGATGTAACCGGCCTGGTCATCTACTTCAGCATCGCCGCGATGATCCTGCACGGCACCCTGCTGTAG